A stretch of the Bacillus sp. FJAT-18017 genome encodes the following:
- a CDS encoding LysR family transcriptional regulator — translation MDLQQLYYFIMVTEHATFTAAAEKLHISQPSLSTSIKKLEKEMGFELLDRSKRDLRLTNEGKILYQEAKKLLIHFDHVSEEMSRLKKEGPLELSIGIIESSKFWVPKVLTQFTQEYDNVFIRLFEVLSLKDVEQALDNFEIHLAITNQYINGENIDLIPLYDEKLVAVIPNSNLLKNKSFVTIKDLENEQLIIAKKGFQTRTDILNAFRKAGIKPNIQFEIGRFETAIDLVEAGLGITVAPENYVKHIYRSNFHFKRIHDSNLSRTVYLAYDTNRYLPPLVDKFIRLVKDNFGKSYT, via the coding sequence ATGGATTTACAACAACTGTATTACTTCATCATGGTTACAGAACACGCAACATTTACTGCAGCAGCCGAAAAACTGCATATTTCCCAGCCCTCTTTAAGCACTTCAATTAAGAAGCTAGAGAAGGAAATGGGCTTTGAATTGCTGGATAGAAGCAAAAGGGATTTGAGGTTAACAAATGAGGGGAAAATTCTATATCAGGAAGCAAAGAAGCTTTTGATACACTTTGACCATGTATCCGAAGAAATGAGCAGGCTTAAAAAAGAAGGGCCTTTAGAATTATCTATTGGCATTATTGAATCCTCGAAGTTTTGGGTTCCTAAGGTTTTAACACAATTCACGCAAGAATACGATAATGTGTTTATACGATTATTTGAAGTCCTCAGTTTAAAGGATGTTGAGCAGGCTCTCGACAACTTTGAAATCCATCTTGCTATTACGAATCAATATATTAATGGTGAGAATATCGATTTAATCCCTTTATACGACGAGAAATTAGTAGCTGTCATCCCCAATTCAAATCTATTAAAAAATAAAAGTTTTGTTACGATCAAGGATCTTGAAAATGAACAGCTCATAATTGCCAAAAAAGGCTTCCAAACCCGTACGGATATTTTAAATGCATTTCGAAAGGCCGGTATAAAGCCAAATATCCAATTTGAAATTGGGCGATTTGAAACAGCTATCGATCTCGTAGAAGCAGGGTTGGGAATTACAGTAGCCCCTGAAAACTATGTTAAGCATATCTATAGGTCAAACTTCCATTTCAAGCGAATTCATGATTCAAATTTATCAAGGACAGTATATCTGGCTTATGATACAAACAGGTACTTACCTCCATTGGTAGATAAATTCATTCGCTTGGTTAAAGACAACTTCGGAAAATCCTATACTTAA
- a CDS encoding lysozyme inhibitor LprI family protein: MKSKRLLVIGVLTAAFGVLAACGKPAEESSSQQVNGAGPSSSELDGDGSGEQELVLTEQVTIVNEDGTTEIYSEDNSISASSDRSQGTESLKDEYLKKLNEMEEEDRHSAVGTTTTELEEQEAERFEKWDKELNEVYRLLEEQLNPEQMEKVREEQRSWVKQRDEAAKESSLKYKGGSHEELEYVATQAILTRERCYALVARYME; encoded by the coding sequence ATGAAGAGTAAAAGATTGTTAGTAATAGGAGTGCTTACGGCGGCATTTGGGGTATTGGCTGCTTGTGGGAAACCGGCTGAGGAGTCAAGTAGTCAACAGGTCAACGGTGCTGGACCAAGTTCCAGCGAGCTGGATGGTGATGGCTCAGGGGAGCAGGAGTTAGTCTTAACAGAGCAGGTAACCATTGTGAATGAAGATGGGACCACCGAAATATATAGCGAGGATAATAGTATTTCTGCCAGTTCAGACCGAAGCCAGGGGACGGAAAGCCTAAAGGATGAGTATTTAAAGAAACTGAATGAGATGGAAGAAGAGGACCGGCATTCGGCTGTCGGTACAACCACTACCGAGCTGGAGGAACAAGAGGCGGAGCGGTTTGAGAAGTGGGATAAGGAATTGAATGAGGTTTATCGTTTGCTGGAGGAACAGCTCAATCCGGAGCAGATGGAAAAGGTGAGGGAAGAACAACGAAGCTGGGTTAAACAGCGGGATGAAGCAGCGAAGGAATCATCGCTGAAATATAAAGGTGGCTCACATGAAGAATTGGAATATGTGGCCACGCAGGCGATTCTAACTAGGGAAAGATGTTATGCGTTGGTTGCGAGGTATATGGAGTAG
- a CDS encoding DUF5381 family protein: protein MKVVNYKTSTILGRLAICIGFVITGISLILASIFLEASFIRKFFSVIGGVLGIIVFGRLGLMVLILLFKDKEMFRYDQESIIVKNRKLNLNNIRKVEVENEIPTGYLGIKTPAFILNTHDREKIFIHTYYCISKKDYPVINRTLKDIVSDRTKR, encoded by the coding sequence ATGAAAGTAGTAAACTACAAGACATCTACGATTTTAGGACGTTTGGCTATATGTATTGGTTTTGTTATTACCGGGATATCCTTGATCCTGGCAAGTATATTTTTGGAAGCAAGCTTTATTCGTAAATTCTTTTCGGTTATAGGTGGGGTCCTTGGCATAATCGTCTTCGGAAGGCTGGGGCTGATGGTTCTGATTCTGCTGTTCAAGGATAAGGAAATGTTTCGCTATGATCAGGAATCTATTATTGTGAAGAATCGGAAGCTCAACTTGAACAATATCCGGAAAGTGGAAGTAGAGAACGAGATCCCAACTGGGTATTTGGGAATCAAGACGCCGGCCTTTATCTTAAATACCCATGATAGGGAAAAGATTTTCATTCATACCTATTATTGCATTTCAAAGAAAGACTATCCGGTTATAAATCGAACGCTGAAGGATATCGTGAGCGATAGGACGAAGAGGTAG
- a CDS encoding DUF5381 family protein gives MKVVNYKTSTILGRLAAFMVLVITGVSLIWASLFLEASFIRKFFSIIAGVLGIIVFGRLVLMILICLFSDKQMFRYDQESIIVKDRKLSLNKIRKVEEQNNIPTGYLEIKTPAFILNTHDGEKIFIHTYFVISKKDYIVISRTLKDIVSDRTKR, from the coding sequence ATGAAAGTAGTAAACTACAAGACATCTACGATTTTAGGACGTTTGGCTGCATTTATGGTTTTGGTAATTACCGGGGTTTCTTTAATTTGGGCAAGTTTATTTTTGGAAGCAAGCTTTATTCGTAAATTCTTTTCCATTATAGCTGGGGTCCTTGGTATTATTGTTTTTGGAAGGCTGGTGCTGATGATTCTTATTTGCCTGTTTAGCGATAAGCAGATGTTTCGTTATGATCAGGAATCTATTATTGTGAAGGACCGGAAGCTCAGCTTAAACAAAATCCGAAAAGTGGAAGAACAGAACAACATCCCAACCGGGTATTTAGAGATCAAGACGCCGGCCTTTATCTTAAATACCCATGATGGGGAAAAGATTTTCATTCATACCTATTTTGTCATTTCAAAGAAAGATTATATAGTTATAAGTCGGACGCTGAAGGATATCGTGAGCGACCGGACGAAGAGGTAG